A DNA window from Mycolicibacter hiberniae contains the following coding sequences:
- a CDS encoding nitronate monooxygenase — protein sequence MAFSFSELAVPLVGAPMAGGPSTPALAAAVSQAGGLGFVAGGYRTPEQLADDLTEARVATTGPTGVNLFVPQPSAADIVLLDEYAGLLDPLAEHYGVELGQPRFNDDDCWSEKLQVVAELRPTVVSFAFGTPTPDILELLRSQRILTVVTVTSAYEAGVAVGHGAEALVVQGPNAGGHRGTFAPDTLPGTDSLENLLAQIGHAHPGVPLVAAGGLGTAADVSGVLRRGAVAAQVGTALLLAHEAGTNPTHRAALTNPEFVNTTVTCAFSGRYARSLENDFTRSFEDVAPVGYPEIHHMTSPIRAAAVAMDDPHGTSLWAGTSYRTARAARAADIIAGLAPR from the coding sequence ATGGCGTTCAGCTTCTCCGAACTCGCCGTCCCGCTGGTCGGCGCTCCGATGGCGGGCGGTCCCAGCACACCGGCGTTGGCGGCGGCGGTATCCCAGGCTGGCGGTCTGGGATTCGTGGCCGGCGGTTACCGCACGCCGGAGCAACTGGCCGACGACCTCACGGAGGCCCGTGTCGCCACCACCGGTCCGACCGGGGTCAACCTCTTTGTGCCCCAACCCAGTGCCGCCGACATCGTGCTGCTCGACGAATACGCCGGCCTGCTGGATCCGCTGGCCGAGCACTACGGGGTGGAGCTGGGCCAGCCACGCTTCAATGACGACGACTGCTGGTCGGAGAAGCTTCAGGTGGTCGCGGAGCTGCGGCCCACCGTGGTGTCGTTCGCCTTCGGGACACCGACGCCCGACATCCTGGAGCTGCTGCGGTCGCAGCGCATCCTGACCGTGGTCACGGTGACGTCGGCTTATGAAGCCGGCGTCGCGGTGGGGCACGGCGCCGAGGCACTGGTGGTGCAGGGCCCCAATGCCGGCGGGCACCGGGGAACCTTTGCCCCGGACACGCTGCCGGGCACCGACTCCCTGGAGAACCTGCTGGCGCAGATCGGCCACGCCCACCCAGGCGTCCCCTTGGTGGCGGCGGGCGGGCTTGGCACGGCGGCCGACGTGAGCGGTGTGCTGCGCCGTGGCGCGGTGGCCGCTCAGGTCGGGACGGCCCTGCTCCTGGCGCATGAGGCAGGCACCAACCCGACCCACCGTGCGGCACTGACCAACCCGGAATTCGTCAACACCACGGTCACATGCGCGTTCTCCGGCCGCTACGCGCGCAGCCTGGAGAATGACTTCACGCGTTCCTTCGAAGACGTGGCACCGGTGGGCTATCCCGAGATCCACCACATGACGTCTCCGATCCGGGCGGCGGCAGTGGCCATGGACGACCCGCACGGCACCAGCCTGTGGGCGGGTACCTCCTACCGGACCGCCCGCGCGGCGCGGGCGGCTGACATCATCGCTGGGCTGGCCCCCCGCTGA